The Chryseobacterium nakagawai genome has a segment encoding these proteins:
- a CDS encoding Lrp/AsnC family transcriptional regulator yields the protein MELDDTDKKLLLFLQEDCKQTTKELSGKLGLSVTAVYERIKKLENAGVISKYVALLNKSKVQRNFIILCHIKLTQHKKEFVLQFEKEVMNLQEVTECFHVSGDYDYILKIGVKDIEDYRNFMLTKLTTLQHIASTHSSFMISEVKNTTAIVL from the coding sequence ATGGAACTTGATGATACGGATAAAAAACTGCTGCTCTTTTTGCAGGAAGATTGTAAACAAACTACCAAAGAGCTATCCGGTAAACTTGGATTATCGGTTACAGCTGTTTATGAGCGAATAAAAAAGCTTGAAAATGCAGGCGTTATTTCAAAGTATGTAGCCTTATTGAATAAAAGTAAAGTGCAGCGTAATTTTATTATCTTGTGTCATATAAAATTAACACAGCATAAAAAAGAGTTTGTTTTACAGTTTGAAAAAGAAGTAATGAACCTCCAGGAAGTCACAGAATGTTTTCATGTAAGTGGAGATTACGATTATATCCTTAAAATAGGAGTAAAAGATATTGAAGATTATCGGAATTTTATGCTGACGAAACTTACGACGCTTCAACACATCGCAAGCACACACAGCTCATTTATGATTTCCGAAGTGAAAAATACAACTGCAATTGTTTTGTAA
- a CDS encoding glycosyltransferase, giving the protein MKPSISIIVAIYNRKDELFELLTSLTQQTDKEFEIIIVDDGSIIDLKPTIRNFEEILDIKYFRKDNSGPGLTRNYGAKRAANEWLVFVDSDVIVEKDYIEHIKKDIQTIPCDAFGGADKAHKGFNLMQKAISYSMTSVFTTGGIRGSKKAVSKFQPRSFNMGVKKSVFEKVGGFSEMRIGEDPDLSMTLWENGFTTTFFDDIAVYHKRRVDFGKFSKQVYQFGCARPILNQRHPSYVKISFAFPTLFMLGYIMGFFEYFILGKGFILAFYGLYTFLVFFHALLLTKNISIAGMAVISTYIQMFSYGYGFLKSWVLLNIFRMKPEDAFPNHYYKK; this is encoded by the coding sequence TTGAAGCCTAGTATTTCCATTATTGTTGCCATTTACAACCGAAAGGATGAACTTTTCGAGTTGCTGACTTCTTTAACCCAACAAACTGATAAAGAGTTTGAAATCATTATTGTTGATGATGGTTCAATCATTGATCTAAAACCTACCATAAGGAATTTCGAAGAGATACTGGATATTAAATATTTCAGGAAAGATAATTCCGGGCCGGGGCTTACAAGAAATTATGGAGCAAAAAGAGCAGCCAATGAATGGCTGGTATTTGTAGACAGTGATGTGATTGTTGAAAAGGATTATATCGAGCATATTAAAAAAGATATACAGACAATTCCCTGTGATGCATTTGGAGGAGCAGATAAAGCGCATAAAGGTTTTAACCTGATGCAGAAGGCAATTTCATACTCTATGACTTCTGTTTTTACTACCGGAGGAATCAGAGGAAGTAAGAAGGCGGTTTCAAAATTTCAGCCCAGAAGTTTTAATATGGGAGTGAAAAAGTCAGTTTTTGAAAAAGTAGGCGGTTTTTCTGAGATGAGAATAGGAGAGGATCCTGACTTGTCGATGACCCTTTGGGAAAACGGATTTACCACAACATTTTTTGATGATATTGCAGTATATCATAAACGTAGAGTTGATTTTGGGAAGTTTTCCAAACAGGTATATCAGTTTGGCTGTGCAAGACCAATTCTTAATCAGAGGCATCCGAGCTATGTGAAAATATCCTTTGCATTTCCTACCTTATTTATGTTAGGTTACATTATGGGATTTTTTGAATATTTTATCTTAGGAAAAGGATTTATTCTTGCTTTCTATGGATTGTATACATTCCTAGTATTTTTCCATGCTTTATTATTGACTAAGAATATCAGTATTGCTGGAATGGCGGTGATTTCAACCTATATTCAAATGTTTTCTTACGGATACGGATTTCTGAAATCCTGGGTTTTACTGAATATTTTCAGGATGAAACCGGAGGATGCATTTCCCAATCATTATTATAAGAAATAG
- a CDS encoding aminotransferase class I/II-fold pyridoxal phosphate-dependent enzyme: MENFNAANEIQDLQYFGEFGGVNPSISDSSTYTFLSAKTMFDTFEGNAEGCYLYSRHSSPMNLYLAQALAKMENTESANVTASGMGAITSVLMQVCKSGDHIISSRTIYGGTYAFLKNFLPQFNVATTFVDINNFDAIENAITPNTKVIYCESVSNPLLEVADLRKLSEICKKHNLKLIVDNTFSPLSISPQLFGADVVIHSLTKFINGSSDTVGGVYCSSQAFIDDTKNVNSGACMLLGPTMDSLRASSILKNLRTLHIRIKQHSHNAMYLAERFEQDGLKVSYPGLPSHKNHELMKSMIDEEYGFGGLLTLDAGTTEKANELMEMMQTENLGYLAVSLGFYKTLFSCSGKSTSSEIPEEERASIGISDGLIRFSIGLDHDIKRTYHKMKECMLKVGVLNHENISIS; the protein is encoded by the coding sequence ATGGAAAACTTTAACGCGGCCAACGAGATCCAGGATCTTCAGTATTTCGGCGAATTCGGAGGAGTAAACCCTTCTATTTCTGACAGCTCTACCTATACTTTCCTTTCTGCAAAGACTATGTTTGACACTTTTGAAGGAAACGCAGAAGGATGCTACCTGTACTCCAGACATTCATCACCCATGAATCTTTATCTGGCTCAGGCTTTAGCAAAAATGGAAAATACAGAATCTGCCAACGTTACAGCATCCGGAATGGGAGCTATTACTTCGGTTTTGATGCAGGTATGTAAAAGTGGTGACCATATCATTTCAAGCAGAACCATCTATGGAGGAACCTATGCTTTCCTTAAAAACTTTTTACCTCAATTTAATGTAGCGACTACCTTTGTAGATATTAATAATTTTGATGCTATAGAAAACGCTATTACTCCCAATACAAAGGTGATCTATTGCGAAAGCGTAAGTAACCCTTTACTTGAAGTGGCAGACCTTAGAAAACTTTCTGAAATTTGTAAAAAGCATAATCTAAAACTGATTGTAGACAATACGTTTTCACCCCTTTCCATTTCTCCTCAATTATTTGGAGCAGATGTTGTCATTCACAGTTTAACGAAATTCATCAACGGAAGCAGTGACACTGTGGGTGGTGTATATTGCAGTTCACAGGCATTTATTGATGATACTAAAAATGTAAACTCCGGGGCATGTATGCTATTGGGACCAACCATGGACAGTTTAAGAGCATCAAGCATTCTTAAAAACCTGAGAACCCTTCATATCAGAATAAAACAACACAGCCATAATGCCATGTATCTTGCAGAAAGATTTGAACAGGACGGCTTAAAAGTCTCCTATCCGGGCTTACCATCTCATAAGAATCATGAACTCATGAAAAGTATGATTGATGAAGAGTATGGATTCGGAGGACTATTAACCCTAGATGCAGGAACTACAGAAAAAGCCAATGAACTGATGGAAATGATGCAGACAGAAAACCTTGGGTATCTGGCGGTAAGTTTAGGTTTCTATAAAACTCTGTTCTCCTGCTCAGGAAAATCCACTTCTTCCGAAATTCCAGAAGAAGAACGTGCATCAATCGGTATTTCTGATGGATTAATCAGATTCTCGATCGGATTGGACCACGACATCAAAAGAACTTATCATAAAATGAAAGAATGTATGCTGAAAGTAGGAGTTCTTAACCATGAAAACATCTCTATATCCTAA
- a CDS encoding THUMP domain-containing class I SAM-dependent RNA methyltransferase, which translates to MDIENLPIQIKTFFGLEQILAEEIKKLGGRKVEIKNRAVNCEGDLGFLYKINYSARTALKILVPIHEFKAFNQHQFYDRLFKFDWAEFMDVDQSFSIDSTVNSETFKHSQFVTLKMKDAIVDYFQDKFKRRPNVETRNPDIKFHLHIDRELVMISMDSSGDALFKRGYRREQGEAPINEVLASGMLQLAGWDGKGNFLDPMCGSGTLLIEAAMIAMDLPAQIFRKRFGFQNWKNYDADLFSKIKEFRINRVRQFDGKIVGYDIDARMLNAARMNVEAAEMEDVIEIKKQNFFDSKKELFPLLMVFNPPYDERISINDDDFYKKIGDTFKTNYPNTLAWLISSDLEAVKKVGLRPSRKIKLFNGKLETRFLQYEMYEGTKKIHKLEDK; encoded by the coding sequence ATGGATATAGAAAATCTACCAATACAGATCAAAACATTCTTCGGATTAGAACAAATTTTGGCAGAAGAGATCAAGAAATTAGGCGGGAGAAAGGTTGAAATTAAAAATAGGGCAGTAAATTGTGAAGGAGATCTTGGTTTTCTTTATAAAATTAATTATTCTGCAAGAACAGCGTTAAAAATTTTAGTGCCAATTCATGAATTCAAAGCTTTTAACCAGCATCAGTTTTATGATAGGCTGTTCAAATTTGATTGGGCGGAATTTATGGATGTAGATCAGTCTTTCTCAATTGATTCAACAGTAAATTCTGAAACGTTTAAACATTCTCAGTTTGTAACCTTAAAAATGAAGGATGCGATTGTAGATTATTTTCAGGATAAATTTAAAAGACGTCCGAATGTTGAAACCCGAAATCCGGATATTAAATTCCATCTTCATATTGACAGAGAACTGGTAATGATTTCTATGGATTCTTCCGGTGATGCTTTATTTAAAAGAGGATATAGAAGAGAGCAGGGGGAAGCACCAATTAATGAAGTGCTGGCAAGCGGAATGCTTCAATTGGCAGGCTGGGATGGGAAAGGAAATTTCCTTGATCCAATGTGTGGCTCCGGAACGTTACTAATTGAAGCAGCAATGATTGCTATGGATCTTCCGGCTCAGATTTTTAGAAAAAGATTTGGGTTTCAGAATTGGAAAAATTATGATGCTGATCTATTTTCAAAGATTAAAGAATTTAGAATCAATAGAGTGAGACAGTTTGATGGGAAGATCGTAGGCTATGATATTGATGCAAGAATGCTGAATGCTGCCAGAATGAATGTGGAAGCAGCAGAAATGGAAGATGTAATTGAGATCAAAAAGCAGAATTTCTTTGATTCCAAAAAAGAACTTTTCCCATTATTGATGGTATTTAATCCGCCTTATGACGAGAGAATTTCGATCAATGATGATGATTTCTATAAAAAGATAGGAGATACGTTTAAAACAAATTATCCGAACACACTTGCATGGTTGATTTCATCTGACCTTGAGGCTGTGAAGAAAGTTGGATTACGCCCTTCAAGAAAGATTAAGCTGTTTAACGGAAAGTTGGAAACAAGATTCCTACAGTACGAGATGTATGAAGGAACAAAGAAAATCCATAAATTGGAAGATAAATAA
- a CDS encoding ZIP family metal transporter, which produces MTVLLLILSVIAGVFLGKHFGKKEKLAKNLLILSAGFLITICLNEVFPEVYTSSAGSSLGIFVIAGVLLQMILEALTKGFEHGHFHHHSEHNILPMALMVGLFIHAFIEGIPLANEEHELSPYLLGIVFHNLPISFILGAFLFNRNGESKSSSSYPSLLIVALFALASPMGMLLGNYFNPDLQPYFLAIVGGIFLHISSVIIFESNKNHNIDWIKIGLVVLGVSLALLMHVFHHH; this is translated from the coding sequence ATAACAGTACTTTTACTGATTTTAAGTGTAATTGCCGGAGTTTTTCTGGGGAAACACTTTGGTAAAAAGGAAAAGCTAGCTAAAAATCTATTGATATTAAGTGCAGGTTTCCTGATTACGATCTGCCTGAACGAAGTTTTCCCTGAAGTGTATACCTCTTCAGCAGGCAGCAGTCTGGGAATATTTGTTATTGCAGGAGTTCTTCTGCAAATGATATTGGAAGCGCTTACCAAAGGTTTTGAGCATGGGCATTTCCATCATCATAGCGAGCACAATATTCTACCTATGGCTTTAATGGTAGGACTTTTCATTCATGCATTTATTGAAGGGATTCCATTAGCTAACGAAGAGCATGAGCTATCTCCTTATCTTTTAGGAATCGTCTTTCATAATCTTCCTATTTCATTTATCCTGGGGGCATTTTTATTCAACAGAAATGGAGAATCAAAAAGTTCATCATCTTATCCATCTCTATTGATTGTAGCTCTTTTTGCACTGGCTTCTCCTATGGGAATGTTATTGGGAAATTATTTCAATCCAGACCTCCAGCCTTATTTCCTGGCGATTGTGGGCGGAATATTCCTTCATATCTCATCAGTGATTATTTTTGAAAGCAACAAGAATCACAATATAGATTGGATTAAAATAGGACTGGTTGTATTGGGAGTTTCTTTAGCTCTCCTTATGCATGTTTTCCATCATCATTAA
- a CDS encoding class I SAM-dependent DNA methyltransferase: MEWFESWFDTPYYHLLYSNRDYTEAENFITKLTADLQLPPQSKIIDLACGKGRHSVFLNKLGYDVLGLDLSRQSIESDKQYENQTLIFQVHDMRNPIDADPMDAVFNLFTSFGYFDNENDDKKVFQSVYNALKPGGYFVLDYLNEEYVRSTMVPETVITRGDIDFKILKKIEGRHVIKDIRFETEGQSFHFFEKVKLHTLDAIHAYASECGFERVKIWGDYQLNEFNKESSPRCINLFKKK, from the coding sequence ATGGAATGGTTTGAATCTTGGTTTGATACCCCTTATTATCATTTGTTGTATAGCAACAGAGACTATACTGAAGCCGAAAACTTCATCACAAAACTTACTGCGGATCTACAGCTTCCGCCTCAATCTAAGATCATTGATCTTGCCTGTGGAAAAGGAAGACACTCTGTTTTCCTCAACAAATTGGGCTATGATGTTTTGGGTCTGGATCTTTCAAGACAAAGTATTGAATCTGATAAACAATATGAAAATCAAACCCTGATTTTTCAGGTTCATGATATGCGAAACCCCATTGATGCAGATCCTATGGATGCTGTTTTCAATCTGTTTACCAGTTTCGGATATTTTGACAATGAAAATGATGACAAAAAAGTTTTCCAATCAGTATATAATGCATTGAAACCTGGCGGGTATTTCGTTTTAGATTATCTGAACGAAGAATATGTCAGAAGCACCATGGTTCCGGAAACAGTCATTACCCGTGGGGATATTGATTTTAAAATTTTGAAAAAAATTGAAGGCAGACATGTTATTAAAGATATCCGTTTTGAAACAGAAGGCCAATCTTTTCATTTCTTTGAAAAAGTAAAACTTCACACATTGGATGCCATTCATGCCTATGCTTCAGAATGTGGATTTGAAAGAGTAAAAATCTGGGGAGATTATCAGCTGAATGAATTTAATAAAGAAAGTTCCCCACGTTGCATTAATTTATTTAAGAAAAAATAA
- a CDS encoding bestrophin family protein, whose product MITTKYVNYKQVLNLSGLHLILISVWCTLIAVLFYFFNWHWMTIPWVPVALIGTAEAFLVGFKNNQAYDRLWEARKIWGGIVNSSRSFASMVQAFDTKNEEIGVFDLEDRKKKIINRHIAWLYTFREQLLVPTEWEHISSENNKFGNINLRRNRLIKAGFPDYGRAPIFLHKYLSEEEYDLKSTYKNFATYLISQQAKDINELKNMNAITDFNQTQLQNSLNEFYGFQGQAERIKKFPSPRQFASTAFVFNILFITLLPLGLVNEFAKLGDWGIWTSIPFCIIIGWIYIIMELVGDYSENPFAGLMFDVPMLSICRTIEIDLLQMVGETDLPDPISSKNGVLV is encoded by the coding sequence ATGATTACAACCAAATATGTCAATTATAAACAGGTTCTCAATCTATCCGGTTTACATCTTATCTTAATTTCTGTCTGGTGTACCCTGATCGCTGTACTTTTTTATTTTTTTAACTGGCACTGGATGACTATTCCATGGGTTCCTGTAGCATTGATTGGTACCGCGGAGGCCTTCTTAGTAGGTTTTAAAAATAACCAGGCCTATGACAGACTTTGGGAAGCCCGAAAAATATGGGGCGGAATTGTGAACTCCAGTCGTTCATTTGCATCAATGGTTCAGGCCTTCGATACCAAAAATGAAGAAATAGGTGTTTTTGATCTTGAAGATCGTAAGAAAAAGATCATCAACCGTCATATTGCGTGGTTATATACTTTCCGCGAACAACTTTTAGTTCCTACAGAATGGGAACACATCAGCAGTGAAAATAATAAATTCGGAAATATCAACCTCAGAAGAAACAGATTAATTAAAGCTGGCTTTCCGGATTATGGAAGAGCTCCTATTTTCTTACATAAGTATCTTTCAGAAGAAGAATATGATCTGAAAAGCACCTATAAAAACTTTGCGACTTATCTCATCTCACAACAGGCTAAAGATATCAATGAGTTGAAAAATATGAATGCCATCACAGATTTCAATCAGACACAGCTGCAAAACAGTCTGAATGAGTTTTATGGTTTTCAGGGACAAGCAGAAAGAATCAAAAAATTCCCTTCTCCAAGACAGTTTGCCAGTACGGCATTTGTATTTAATATTCTGTTTATTACACTCCTTCCTCTTGGGTTGGTGAACGAATTTGCAAAATTAGGAGATTGGGGAATCTGGACCTCTATTCCTTTCTGTATTATTATTGGATGGATCTACATTATCATGGAACTCGTAGGAGATTATTCGGAAAATCCTTTTGCAGGACTTATGTTTGATGTTCCGATGCTTTCCATCTGCCGAACTATTGAAATTGACCTCTTACAAATGGTGGGCGAAACAGATTTACCTGATCCAATTTCCTCTAAAAACGGAGTCTTAGTTTAA